CGCAACCTCCGGCTGTGGCAGTCCGTGACGCCGGGGCCGCGCGTCGAGTCCGTGTCCAGCTACCAGCCGCGCGACGCCCACTTCTTCATGCGCTCGGGGCAGACGACGGCGCGCTCCATCGCCGTCCACTCCAGCAATGGCGCGCGGCTCGTGGCCTATGACTGCGACACGCAGTGCCTCTTCCACGCCGAGGACATCAGCGGCACCGCCGTAGTCCCAGCGGCGCCCGGGGCCTTCACTCCCCTGGCCCCGGGCGTCGGGCGCGTCAGCGCAGGAACCACTTCTGGTTGGCGGTGCCGCCGCACTCCCAGGTCTGCAGGCGGGCGCCGCTGGCCCCGTTCCAGTCCTTGATGTCCACGCACTTGTTGGCCTGCGGGTTCACTAGGTCCCCCGCGGCGCTCAGCACGAACTTCTGGGCCGGGTTGCCGTTGCAGGCGACGAGCTGGATGGTGGCGCCATTCGCCGTGGAGCCCCAGGCCACGTCCATGCACTTGCCGAGCGCCCGGACGGTGCCATCGGAGTAGAAGGTCCAGCTCTGGGCGCCGGTGCCATTGCAGTCCCACATCTGCAGCGGGGTGCCGTCGGCGTTGTTCGAGTTGGGAATGTCGATGCACTTGCCATTCCAGCGCGAGACGATGGCGCGACCGCCGGCGGGGGCGGTGGTGGTGAGCGTCAGGCCATAGGCGGAGAGGATGGGCCTGAGCGGCTGGAAGAACGTGGTGCCACCCGTGGTGCAGTTGCCCGAGCCACCCGAGGTGACGCCCTGGGCCTGGTCACCGGAGAGCCAGGAGCCGCCGGAGTCGCCGCCCTCGCAGCAGGCGTTGCTCTGGGTCATCCCATAGACGGCGCCCTGGGCGTAGTTGACGGTGACGTTCTTGGCCTGGATGGTGCCGCAGCGCCAGCCGGTGGTGGAGCCCGAGCGACAGATGGAGGCGCCCACCGCGGCCTCGTTGGAGCCGGCGACGTGGGCCACGCCGCCCGCGTAGTTGTTCACCCACGGCTGCGAGAGCCAGGAGCCGTTGACCTGCACCCACCCGTAGTCGTTGCCGGGGAAGCTCGAGCCGCGCACGGTGCCCTGGGCCGCCCAGTTGGAGCCGGAGGTGGTGGTGCCCACGCCGCCGCAGTGGCCCGCGGTGACGAAGCCTCCGTTGACGGAGAAGCCGATCGAGCAGCGCGCGTTGCCCGGGTAGTAGGCATCACCGCCGCGCAGGTCATACATCGTGCGGGGCTCCTCCTTCGAAGGCACCACGCGAATCGCGCCGTCCGCCGCCACGCCGAGGCCGGCGAGGAAGGAGCGGGCGCTCCACAGGGCGGAGTCCTGGGCGGTGACGACGACGGTGTTGGTGGTGACGTCGACGTACCAGCTGTGGACGGACCGGCCCGCGCGCAGGGCATTGCGGTCCAGCTGCGCCTTCACCTTCTCGAGCTGCTTCTCGCTGCGCGCCACCAGTCGGGGCTCGGCACCAGCGCGGCGGATGGCGTCGGCGCGGGACGCGTCGGTGATGCCGACGATGAGCTTGCTGCCGTCCTCGTTCATCCAGGCACCGCCGAAGGTGTCGCCCAGCTCCTCGCGCAGCGAGTGCTCGAGGCGCGCGGCCACCGCCTCCGTGGCCAGCCGGCGCTGGGCCTGCTCCGGGGGCAGGCGCAGGTCGCGCTGCATCGCGGAGAGGACCTCTGGCGCGGCGTCCGGAAGGGGCACGGCCTCGGGCTCGGCCGCCGTGGCGGTGACAGAGAAGGTGGTCAGACCGGCGAACAGCGCGGTCAGGGTGGTGAGCCTGCTGAGACTGCGGTTCATGAGGGTTCCTTTGAGGTGGGGCTGCGGCCGCCGCCTCGAGCAGGAGGCGTGCCAGCCTGGCAGGGAAGGCGCGGTCCTCTCGAAAGGCGGGGCTTTCCTGGAGAGGTCGGCGATGGTTCGGAACCCGGGAGCGGTGACTCCTGTCACCGCCAGGGACGCGGAGAATTCCGCGACTCCCCTCTGAGTGGCTCGCCTGGTGACTGCGGGCACCGCGTGGTGACTGCCGTCCAGCATTCCGGACAGCGCGGGCCCGCTGGTGATGAGCAGCGACGAGTCCACCGGCCAACAGCTCATCGAGCAGCGCAACCTGGTGCGGTACGCCGGGGCCCCGGCGCGCGATGCGCACACCGCTCCCGCGTCCCTACCGCCTCCCGGCGAGGTGCCCGTGTCGGGCCAGAGCGCCACCGACTGGTATGCTTGTCATACCAGTTCGCAACCAGCCCGGCCGACAGGGAGGGGCCTGGTCCACGCCCCAGGACCCTGCCTCCTTCGAGCTGAACCCGGGCCGGGTCTTCCACCGGACGAGAATGTCCGAAGCACCCCACACAGTGGACAGTGCCCCCCGCGGCGGGAATCCGCGGCGGCTCAGAGCAGCTTCGCCATGATCTCGCGCTCGCGCTGCTCGAGCTTGATCGAGGCGATCGTCCAGTCGATGAGCTCGTCGGCGACCGACACGTCGAAACCGAAGGCGCTGGCGGCCTCCTTCACCGACGCGCGCTCCTCGTTCGCGATCTCGCCGTCGGCGCACGCCACCTCGACGAGCATGCGCAGCAGGGAGACACGCAGCTCGCGGATTCGAATCTTGCTGACGATGTCGGTGAGGCGGCCAGGCTTCTGGAACTCCTTCTCGATGAGCGCGGTGACCTGCGCATCGCGGGGCGACAGGCCGATGCCCGCCACCACATCATCGAGCTGCTGACGCTCGTCCTCGGTGACGCGGCCATCGCTCGCCGCCACGTTGGCCATGGCCTGGACGAACGCCAGTAACTGCTCCTGGGGGTACTCGCTCGACATATCGTCTCCTGGGCGAGCGGCGCGCGGCTGGCCAGGGGCTCGCGGACAGAAGCGGGGCCGGGCTGCTCGGGGGCGCAGGATAGTGGGCGCCCGTGAGGACCGGAAACGGTTTTTCGGTGGGCCTCCTGGGCAGGCGTGTCGCCCCAAGGGGCTGCACCGCCTGTCCTGGCCCGAACAGATATGCCTAGCGGTTGTCGTAGAGGGCGTTGAGCAGCGCACCGTTGCTGGTGTCACCCGACAGCTCCCAGAAGAACGCACCGCCGAGGCCCTGCTCCTTCTTGTAGCTCAGTTCGTGCCTGCCTCGCCCGCCCACCCACGGCCGTAGTACCCGATGCTGGGTGCTGGTGCCGCTCGTCTGCGCCACCAGGGACGTGCCGCTGTAGAGATCGTAGCCCACGAGGCTGCAGCCCGTCCCCGCCGCTGGCGCGGTCCACGACATGCTGACCGACGTCGAGGACTTCGAGGGCGAGGTGAGGCCTGTCGGAACCCCCGGAAGGGTCGAGCAGGTGGCAGCCGATCCGCCGGGGGAACGGGTTCCGGCTCAGGTGACTCGGAGGCTCCCGAGCAGGCCGCCAGGGCCACGAGAAGAGCGCTGCCGAGGATGGCGCGCTCGCACTGGAAACGGGTGCGCTTCATGAGGTTTCTCCCGACTGTTCGCGGCTTCTCGAGACAAGGGGGCGCTGTGCTCCGCCATTGCGAGGAGGCGGGAGCCGCAGCCCCCCTCCCGCGAGCCAGGAGAAGGGAGGCGAATTTTTCGGGTTAATCCCCTCGCGAGTCGGAGGTTCCGCCCAGGCTCGACGACTCCGTGGCACGCGCGGGCGCAGGACGCATGGGCTGCGCGCGGCCGTAGGTGAGTGAGCGCCACAGCCACTCGGCCGGGCCGAAGCGGAAGCGCGACAGCCACACGTGGCTGATGGCCACCTGAAGGGCGAAGACGGCCAGCGTGAGCGCCACGCAGCGCGAGGGCGGCAGCCGGCCCACGAGGCCCAGCCCCCATCCGTCATAGAGGCAGAGGCTCACCACCGACTGGAGCAGGTAGTGGGTGAGCGCCATGCGCCCCACCGGAGCCAGCACCCGCATGCCCTGGCGCCACCGCTCGCGCTGGAAGAGCAGGGCGAAGGCCGCCACGTACACCGCGGCCAGCCCCAGAAAGCCCAGCTCCTGGATGGCGGGCATGAGCACCATCCACGCATCCCTCGCCGGATCCACCACCCCCGCGGCGCGCAGGTGCATCACCACCACCCATGCGCCATTGCCCAGCAGGCCCGGCACCAGCCCCCAGACGAGCAGCCGGCGATGCCAGGGGCGGTTGCGCTCCACTTCCTGCATGAGCAGGTGCCTTCCCGCGAGCAGCCCCAGCAGGAAGCGGCCCAGGATGCCCAGCATCCAGAGCAGGCGGTTGACCTGGGGGAGCATCTCCCAGAGGAAGTAGCGCGCGTTCTCCCTCTGGCTCGTCCAGAAGGAGTGGCTCGAGAGGCCCGCGAGGAACCGTGCGCGCATCTGGGCGGAGTGCTCCTCATGGACCTTGGCCGCCTGGGCCGCGGCCTCGGCGCCGTGCAGCAGGACGGGACCGAAGCGCTGGAGGATGGGGATCAGCAGCGGCGCCGCCACCAGCAGCACCAGCGCCCAGGCCAGCACCGTGCGGTCGGAGCGCTGACGGAAGAGCAGCAGCACGAAGCCCAGCACCGCGTAGGTGGACAGCACGTCGCCTGCCCACACCCCGAAGAGGTGCACCCCGCCGAAGCCCAGCAGCACCAGCAGCCGTCGCGAGTACAGCGGGACGACGGGACTGCCCCGAGCCTCGGCGCGAGTGAGCTGGATGGAGAAGCCCAGCCCGAAGAGGAAGGAGAAGAGGGTGACGAACTTCTGGTTCACCAGGAAGTGGTAGAGGGCATTGACGGCCGCCTCGAGCGGAGGTGCCGCCAGTGCCTGGGCCTGCGCGCGCGGCAGGAGGTTGCGGCCGCTGAACCAGGTGAAGCTGTTGGAGACGAAGACGCCGCACAGCGCGAAGCCGCGCAGCACGTCCAGGAGGACCACCCGCTCGGAGTCATCCACCGGGCGGGCTGGGGCCTCGACCGCCGAGACGGGAAGAGGGGTGGCGGACATGCCGCCAGCAGACGCCCGCCTTCCCCCTGCGTCAACCGCGGCTCCCTTGGAACGACCAGGGCCCTCGGGTGAGCGATCGTGTCCACCCCGGGGCGAGGGGCTGAAGCCGGCTTGGGCCGCCAGGCGTGGGCTTCGAGGCGTTCATCCATTCAGTGGCTTTTCTGTGACTTTATTGTTTCTTCTGATTTCACCGAATTTTTGGGATCGCTCGAATAGCGCGTGCTAGCTTCCGCGCCGCCATGCGCACTTCTCTCCCACTTTCCGCCCTCCTCCTCGCCTCCTCCGTCGCTGCTGGCTGCCTCGGCCCTGAGACGGATGGGGACTCCCCCGACACCCTCCAGGCCATCGAGCAGGAGGTCACGGACCCCACGTTCCGCGTCTACAACATCGTCGAGGCCGTGCTCCCCGCCGGCAACTACGACGGCGTCGCCGGCAACGAGTGCATCGCCCTCCTGAACCCGGAGCACCGCCTCCGCAAGGTCATCCTCGTCGAGACCGCCGGCGCCAACGGCTCCTGCGCGCTCAACGCCTACACGGCCGGCACCGCCTTCAGCTTCACCTGGGGCGACACCTCCGTCTACCAGGGCTCGGCCGGCATCACCTCCATCCGCGCCGCGCTCTCCGACACGGACGGCGCCGTTCACCGCCTCACCGGTGCGATCACCTCCGAGGCCGCCGCCCTCGCCCAGCTGCACGCCTTCTTCACGCAGACCGACGCTCAGCAGGCCAATCAGATTTCCTCCTTCGCCGCCACCCGCGTCCACTCCCTCTACGACTTCGAGGGCCAGGAGGAAGTGTTCGCCGAGGCCGCCTACCAGGCCGTCCGCGTCACCCAGCCCTGCGAGAACCCCGGCTCGCCCGAACTCAACGCCCGCGTCCACAACGGCTTCGTCTACGGCTACACCGCCAGCAACACCGGCAGCTGCCACAGCGGCTGGTTCACCCGGCGCCACACCTACAACCGCAACTGGCGCCGCGTCGCCACGTACGAGTACTCGGAGTAGCACTCCGCGCCGTCATCACAGGAGCGCATCAGCGCGGCTCACGACAGTCGCGCTGATGCGCACGCGCACCGGTCAGGGCTGTCTCGCGCGGCTGCTTCGAAGCCCGCGCAGCTCTCGCTCTCCTCATCCCACGCCCGCTTGCTGCGGCCTGGCACGCCCGCCCCCGGACTGCCGCCGAGCCCCTGAAGCGGACGCTCCTCTGCTTGCGAGCACTGCCTGAGTCGCTCCCCGGGTCCCGGGGCGTGGCCCCTTGACGCCCGATATATGCATCGATATGTATATGCATGAGCATGAGACTCGATGCCTTTCAGACGCTTGCGGACCCCACCCGCCGCCGAATCGTGGAGACGCTGCGGCAAGGCGAGCGACAGGTGAATGACATCGTCGAGGAGGCGGGAATCCACCAGTCAGGGGTCTCCCGGCACCTCCGCATCCTCCACGAGTCCGGCTTCGTCTCGGTGCGACCGGATGGACAGCGGCGGCTCTACTCGCTCAGGCCGGAGCCGTTCCATGAACTGGAGGAGTGGCTCGCTCAGTACCGCGCCTTGTGGGAGGCGCGGCTGGACCGGTTTGGAGCGGCGCTGGAACAACGACAGAAGCAGAAGAGGGGACACAGCCATGAGTGACAGGAAGAACGTGGTGATCGAGCGCACGTACAAGGCGCGGGTCGAGGAGCTGTGGGAGCTGTGGACGACGAAGGACGGCTTCGAGTCGTGGTGGGGGCCGCAAGGCTTCCGCGTGGAAGTCAAAGCCCTGGAGGCGAAGCTGGGCGGCCTCCTGCACTACGACATGATCGCCGACGCGCCCGAGATGGTGGCGCAGATGAAGAAGATGGGCCAGCCCGTCTCCCATGAGACCCGGGGCACGTTCTCCGAGTTCAAGCCCCACCAGCGGCTGGCGCTCACCCACATCATCGACTTCCTGCCCGGGGTGAAGCCCTACGACAGCACGATGGTGCTGGAGCTCTTCCCCTCGGGAGGCAGCGTCCGGATGGTGGTCACCCTGACCCCCATGCACGACGCTCAGTTCACCGCGATGCAGATCGAGGGCTTCACCAGCCAGCTCACCAAGCTGGACAAGCGGTTCCACCTCTAGCTCGAGGTGGGATGGGCACCACGGAGGCGAGCACCGCCAGGGCTCGCTGGCGGTGCCCAGGCGCAGAACAGGGCGTGCTGGCCTGTTGGCGCGCAGATGTTGCGCGAGGCCGCTCGCTCGGCGGCCTGGCTTCAGCACCGGGAGGAGCAGCGCTCATGCCTCGAAGGGCTCCGTGGCGCGAGGGTTGCAATCTCGGGGAGCTGATGGCGCAAGGAGCTGACATGAAGCGAACTGGCGAAGCGGAGACGACGGCGCACTTCCCCGTTCAGGTGCGGTCCACCGAGTACAGCGAAGGCCAGAGCGAGGAGTCGCGCTCGGTTCACTGCTCCGTGGCGAAGGGCTCGGTGCCGCTCGAGCGCTGCATGAGCTGCGAGCGCTACGTGAGCCTGCTCTCCACCGCCTCGGGGGCCGCCTCGCTCCAGTGCAGGGTTCCCTCGGCCAGCGCCGAGGCGGAGGGCACGCCGGACGACCTGGGCACCAGGCTGAGGACGACGCCGGTCTCCGAGGTGATGACGGCGAAGGTCACCTGCGTGGACAGCGAGCTGAACCTGGATGAGCTCGCGCACGTCTTCGAGAAGAAGCACATCCGCGCGGCGCCCGTGGTGGAGGACGGGGGCGTGCTCATCGGGATGGTGTCGAAGAGTGATCTCGTCCGGGGCTGCACCCACGATGAGGAGGACGAGGAGGACGCGCTCGAGGAAGGCGGCCACTTTCCTCCCGACTGCCTGGGCGTCATCGTCGAGGGCATCATGACGACGGACGTCGCGCGGCTGGTCGAGACGGCCTCCCTGGCCGAGGCCGCTCGGATGTTTGCCTCCAGGGGCGTCCATCACATCCCGGTCGTCACGAAGGACGATGTCGTCGTGGGGATGCTCTCCGTGATGGACCTGGCGCGCTGGATCGCGAGCCAGGCCGAGGGCCCCGCGGACAGGTAGGCGCTCATCGTCGTAGGCCCTTCGAGGGGAGAGGGCTCAGCGCGCGGGAGCGGGCAGGGCGGGCGGCTTGGGCGCCGTGAGGCGTGCGAACATCTTCGCCACGAAGGCCCGAGGGAAGAGCGGAACCAGGGACGTGCCCACCCTGTTCGCGAAGCCATGGACGACCGACGAGCGGTTCTTCTGGAAGGCTTCGAGCCCGAGCCGCACGACGCCTTCCGGTGGCACTCGCCTCACGCCTGCGCTGGCCGCATCGCCCGCGCGAGCGAAGAACTGCGTGTCCGTGGCTCCAGGGGATACGCACACCACGCGCACTCCGCGGTCCTTGTACTCGGCCCAGAGCGCTTCACTGAACGAGAGCACGAAGGCCTTGGTCGCTCCGTAGACGGCGAAGTACGGCGTCGGCTGGTACCCGGCGACCGAGGCGACGTGGATGATGCCTCCCCGCCGCCGCTCGAGCATGGGGAGGAAGGCGTGCGTGAGCTCGACCAGGGCTCCGATGTTGAGCTCGATCTGGCCCCGCTGGGACTCGAGGGGGACGTCCATGAACGGCCCATGCACCCCGAAGCCCGCGTTGTTGATGAGCACGTCGAGCTCCAGCCCGCGCCGCGTCACTTCATCGAGCACGCGTCGGGCGGCGTCCGGCTTCGCCAGGTCTTCCGCGATGACCTGGGCGCTCTGGAGTCCTGATGCGAGCGCCTCGAGCTTGTCCTTGCTGCGCGCGACGAGCACGAGCTTCGCGCCGCGTGCGTCGAGCTCCCGCGCGAAGGCCTCTCCGATTCCCATGGAGCTGCCTGTGACGAGTACGGTCTTCCCCGCGAAGTCGAAGTCGTTCATGGGCTGATGAGTAGCGGGCGGTGCGTTTTCTGGAAACGGGCAGGGTTGGTAAGCTGGTTTCCACGCATGGAAACCCCTTACGAGCCGTCATGGGATGATCTGCGGGTGCTGCTCGCCCTCCACCGCCACGGGAGCTTCCTCGCCGCGGGCCGCGCGCTCGGGATGTCGACCTCGAGCACCGCTCGACGGATCGAGGCGCTCGAGAAGGCTCTCGGCCGGCCGCTGGTGCATCGCTCGAGTGCGGGGACCTCCGTGGAGCCGGATGCGCTCGAGCTGATCGATCTCGCGGAGCAGTTCGAGTTTGGGCTGCAGGCCGTGAGGCGCGATGAAGGCGACTCGGCGGCGAGCGGCTCCGTGCGGCTGTCGCTGTCCGAGGGCTTCATCGCGCCCGTCACCCGGGTGCTCTCGGACCTGCGGCGGACACATCCCGCCCTGCTCTTCGAGATCGTCTCCGAGACACGCATGGCCGATCTCTCGAAGCGCGAGGCGGACATCGGTATTCGCCTGGCTCGCTCGACGTCGCCTGTGCTCATCGAGCGCGAGGTCGGGCGGATCCAGCTCGCGCTCTATGCGGCGCGCTCGTATGTGGAGCGCCGGGTTCGGGATGGCCGCATCAAGCGGGACGACATGGGCCGGCACGACTTCCTCGGCTTCGAGACCCACCTGAACAAGATGCCTCAAGCCCAGTGGCTGACAGAGCAGGGCGCGAAGCGGTTCGTGTTCCGGAGCAACTCCTACTTCGCGCTGCGGGAGGCGGCCGAGCAGGGGCAGGGCATCATCGTGATGGCCGCCGGGACGGTGACGCCAGGCTCGGAGCTCATTCAGCTCGAGACGGAGGCCCGGCTCCCAACGGTGCCGTTGTTCCTCGCCTACCACCGCGAGCTGCGCTCCGTGAAGCGCGTCCGGCTCGTGCTCGGTGCGCTCGAGCCCCTGATGCGGGCCGCGACGGCATAGCGGCGGGCCTGCCATTTCTCGAATCTCGGGATTTGATAGTCACGGTAAAAATGCATTTGTAACTGAATTCCACTTGCGCCCCTTTCAACACCTTAGGTAAAAGATTCCTACCTCGGCGGCCATGATCCGACTTCGTAGAGGGGGAGCGCACATGAACTTTCATATCGATAACCTCTGGAATTCAGGGCGGAATCTGGTGGTGGTTTCGCTCGCTCTGCTGACAGCCTGCGCGGATGTCGCAGAGAGCACTCCCTCCCACGACACCCGGACCACCTCCGCTCAGGTGAGTGTGGCGGAGTCGGGGTGCATCGATGTGAACCTGGCCGACTACAACCTGTTCGTCCTGGAGGACTACTCCGGCGGCCATGACGTGGTGGGCAAGGTGGCCGTGGGTGGCAACCTCTCCATGACGAACTTCTCCGTCGGCAACGGGCTCGACGCCAGCGATACCGCCAACGTCCTGGTGACCGGAGGCAACCTCGCCCTGTCGCGTGGCGCTGTCTTCGGGGACACCCGGTACGGCGGCACCTTCACCACGGACCCGTCCGTCATCTTCCCGCGTGGAGCGCCGGCCCAGGGCACGCCC
This DNA window, taken from Hyalangium gracile, encodes the following:
- a CDS encoding S1 family peptidase is translated as MNRSLSRLTTLTALFAGLTTFSVTATAAEPEAVPLPDAAPEVLSAMQRDLRLPPEQAQRRLATEAVAARLEHSLREELGDTFGGAWMNEDGSKLIVGITDASRADAIRRAGAEPRLVARSEKQLEKVKAQLDRNALRAGRSVHSWYVDVTTNTVVVTAQDSALWSARSFLAGLGVAADGAIRVVPSKEEPRTMYDLRGGDAYYPGNARCSIGFSVNGGFVTAGHCGGVGTTTSGSNWAAQGTVRGSSFPGNDYGWVQVNGSWLSQPWVNNYAGGVAHVAGSNEAAVGASICRSGSTTGWRCGTIQAKNVTVNYAQGAVYGMTQSNACCEGGDSGGSWLSGDQAQGVTSGGSGNCTTGGTTFFQPLRPILSAYGLTLTTTAPAGGRAIVSRWNGKCIDIPNSNNADGTPLQMWDCNGTGAQSWTFYSDGTVRALGKCMDVAWGSTANGATIQLVACNGNPAQKFVLSAAGDLVNPQANKCVDIKDWNGASGARLQTWECGGTANQKWFLR
- a CDS encoding tellurite resistance TerB family protein, yielding MSSEYPQEQLLAFVQAMANVAASDGRVTEDERQQLDDVVAGIGLSPRDAQVTALIEKEFQKPGRLTDIVSKIRIRELRVSLLRMLVEVACADGEIANEERASVKEAASAFGFDVSVADELIDWTIASIKLEQREREIMAKLL
- a CDS encoding DUF418 domain-containing protein; protein product: MSATPLPVSAVEAPARPVDDSERVVLLDVLRGFALCGVFVSNSFTWFSGRNLLPRAQAQALAAPPLEAAVNALYHFLVNQKFVTLFSFLFGLGFSIQLTRAEARGSPVVPLYSRRLLVLLGFGGVHLFGVWAGDVLSTYAVLGFVLLLFRQRSDRTVLAWALVLLVAAPLLIPILQRFGPVLLHGAEAAAQAAKVHEEHSAQMRARFLAGLSSHSFWTSQRENARYFLWEMLPQVNRLLWMLGILGRFLLGLLAGRHLLMQEVERNRPWHRRLLVWGLVPGLLGNGAWVVVMHLRAAGVVDPARDAWMVLMPAIQELGFLGLAAVYVAAFALLFQRERWRQGMRVLAPVGRMALTHYLLQSVVSLCLYDGWGLGLVGRLPPSRCVALTLAVFALQVAISHVWLSRFRFGPAEWLWRSLTYGRAQPMRPAPARATESSSLGGTSDSRGD
- a CDS encoding ArsR/SmtB family transcription factor, encoding MRLDAFQTLADPTRRRIVETLRQGERQVNDIVEEAGIHQSGVSRHLRILHESGFVSVRPDGQRRLYSLRPEPFHELEEWLAQYRALWEARLDRFGAALEQRQKQKRGHSHE
- a CDS encoding SRPBCC family protein; translated protein: MSDRKNVVIERTYKARVEELWELWTTKDGFESWWGPQGFRVEVKALEAKLGGLLHYDMIADAPEMVAQMKKMGQPVSHETRGTFSEFKPHQRLALTHIIDFLPGVKPYDSTMVLELFPSGGSVRMVVTLTPMHDAQFTAMQIEGFTSQLTKLDKRFHL
- a CDS encoding CBS domain-containing protein, yielding MKRTGEAETTAHFPVQVRSTEYSEGQSEESRSVHCSVAKGSVPLERCMSCERYVSLLSTASGAASLQCRVPSASAEAEGTPDDLGTRLRTTPVSEVMTAKVTCVDSELNLDELAHVFEKKHIRAAPVVEDGGVLIGMVSKSDLVRGCTHDEEDEEDALEEGGHFPPDCLGVIVEGIMTTDVARLVETASLAEAARMFASRGVHHIPVVTKDDVVVGMLSVMDLARWIASQAEGPADR
- a CDS encoding SDR family NAD(P)-dependent oxidoreductase, coding for MNDFDFAGKTVLVTGSSMGIGEAFARELDARGAKLVLVARSKDKLEALASGLQSAQVIAEDLAKPDAARRVLDEVTRRGLELDVLINNAGFGVHGPFMDVPLESQRGQIELNIGALVELTHAFLPMLERRRGGIIHVASVAGYQPTPYFAVYGATKAFVLSFSEALWAEYKDRGVRVVCVSPGATDTQFFARAGDAASAGVRRVPPEGVVRLGLEAFQKNRSSVVHGFANRVGTSLVPLFPRAFVAKMFARLTAPKPPALPAPAR
- a CDS encoding LysR family transcriptional regulator, which codes for METPYEPSWDDLRVLLALHRHGSFLAAGRALGMSTSSTARRIEALEKALGRPLVHRSSAGTSVEPDALELIDLAEQFEFGLQAVRRDEGDSAASGSVRLSLSEGFIAPVTRVLSDLRRTHPALLFEIVSETRMADLSKREADIGIRLARSTSPVLIEREVGRIQLALYAARSYVERRVRDGRIKRDDMGRHDFLGFETHLNKMPQAQWLTEQGAKRFVFRSNSYFALREAAEQGQGIIVMAAGTVTPGSELIQLETEARLPTVPLFLAYHRELRSVKRVRLVLGALEPLMRAATA